A section of the Atribacterota bacterium genome encodes:
- a CDS encoding carbohydrate ABC transporter permease, whose product MEKGTPYRASFLCKTMRKNLFWIPLLLFTLLTLLPILWCISASFKHPIELYQTPPTIIPRTFTVEAYYRAVTFPGFPRYLANSVILAITSTAIALFVSVIAGYGFARYTFWMRSVLLIMILVPRILPRAALIVPLYEIFAPLGLIDTYTVLILTYTATAIPLGTWILIGFFQSVPKELEESAILDGANLLQILWKIVAPVSLPGILTVIVVSFVQSWNEFPFVLALTSSPQMRTLPYQLYFLRDTLGLPDWPLLNAFTIITIIPILVLYIRFEKNIVSGILSGALKG is encoded by the coding sequence ATGGAAAAGGGCACTCCATATCGAGCTTCCTTTTTATGCAAAACCATGAGAAAAAATCTGTTCTGGATTCCCCTCCTTTTGTTCACCCTCCTTACACTTTTGCCGATTCTCTGGTGTATATCAGCATCATTCAAACATCCCATCGAACTTTACCAGACCCCACCTACCATCATCCCCCGGACATTTACCGTAGAGGCGTATTACAGAGCGGTTACCTTTCCAGGATTTCCCAGGTATCTGGCTAATAGTGTTATTTTGGCAATTACTTCCACAGCTATTGCTCTTTTTGTCAGTGTGATTGCTGGGTATGGCTTTGCCCGGTATACATTCTGGATGCGTTCGGTGCTCTTAATCATGATTCTGGTTCCTCGCATTCTTCCTCGAGCAGCTTTAATCGTTCCCCTTTATGAAATATTTGCCCCTTTGGGTCTCATTGATACTTATACCGTTTTAATCCTCACCTATACGGCTACAGCCATTCCTTTGGGAACCTGGATACTGATCGGATTTTTTCAGAGTGTGCCAAAGGAACTTGAAGAATCAGCAATCCTTGATGGGGCAAACCTTTTACAGATTCTGTGGAAAATTGTCGCACCGGTTTCGTTACCAGGAATTCTCACGGTGATAGTGGTCTCTTTTGTACAATCCTGGAATGAGTTTCCCTTCGTTTTAGCATTAACCAGCTCTCCGCAGATGCGGACGCTTCCCTACCAGCTGTACTTTTTAAGGGATACTCTGGGACTTCCTGATTGGCCGCTTCTGAATGCCTTTACCATTATCACCATCATTCCGATTTTGGTTCTGTATATCCGTTTTGAAAAAAACATCGTCAGTGGAATTCTCAGTGGTGCACTGAAAGGGTGA
- a CDS encoding tetratricopeptide repeat protein, translated as MYVVLMVFLTCFLGFPWVQAEEASLKGGQGKSGEKQLITAEILYLEGFQFFSKGKFAEALPFFENAVKEDSDYWEAYLAIGECHYHLRHYEEAIEAFKQVIRIEPHYAEAHYGLRLTYLKTGDRGSALEEYKILKNLNSDFAEKLFNQISK; from the coding sequence GTGTACGTGGTATTAATGGTCTTTCTCACGTGTTTCCTGGGTTTCCCTTGGGTCCAGGCAGAAGAAGCGAGTCTTAAAGGGGGGCAGGGAAAAAGTGGCGAAAAACAGCTGATCACCGCGGAAATACTATACCTGGAAGGGTTTCAGTTCTTCTCGAAAGGAAAATTTGCTGAAGCCCTGCCTTTTTTTGAAAATGCAGTCAAGGAGGACTCAGACTATTGGGAAGCCTATCTCGCGATTGGCGAGTGCCATTACCACCTCCGTCACTACGAAGAAGCCATAGAGGCTTTCAAACAGGTCATTCGCATTGAACCTCATTATGCCGAGGCTCACTATGGTCTGAGATTGACTTATTTGAAAACTGGGGATCGGGGTTCTGCTCTTGAGGAGTACAAGATTCTTAAAAACCTGAATAGCGACTT